A region of Elusimicrobiota bacterium DNA encodes the following proteins:
- a CDS encoding ABC transporter permease, whose amino-acid sequence MKKLSNIFQLGIKELLSLWRDPVMVIFIIYAFTFAVISGSKATSGDVKNAPIAILDQDQSPLSQRIGNAFFPPRFKPAVPIQVHEVDPALDAGTYTFVLDIPPNFSRDVQAGKQPKIQLNIDATRMSQAFLGASYTQTIVMDEIRAYLQGHKTQPKPPVDIVVRYKFNPTQTTVWFGAIVALVNQITMLAVILTGAALIREREHGTLEHLLVMPLTPFEIMMAKIWANGLVVLVVTALSLKCIVQGVLDMPIAGSVPLFLAGVALHLFSVTALGILIGTVARTMPQMGLLMILVIIPLQMLSGGNTPYQSMPEAVQFIMKAAPTTHFVAFAQAILFRGAGLEVVWPSFLALFIIGCVFFGSALALLRKSLSAAA is encoded by the coding sequence ATGAAAAAACTTTCCAATATTTTTCAACTGGGAATTAAGGAACTTCTCAGTCTCTGGCGGGACCCGGTGATGGTGATTTTTATCATTTACGCCTTCACCTTCGCCGTGATCAGCGGGTCCAAGGCCACGTCCGGGGACGTGAAGAACGCTCCCATCGCTATTTTGGATCAGGACCAATCCCCTCTTTCACAACGCATCGGAAACGCCTTTTTCCCCCCGCGATTTAAACCCGCCGTTCCCATTCAAGTCCACGAAGTGGACCCTGCCCTGGACGCGGGAACCTACACCTTTGTGTTGGACATTCCCCCCAACTTCTCTCGGGATGTTCAGGCGGGCAAACAGCCGAAAATTCAGTTAAACATCGACGCCACCCGCATGAGCCAGGCGTTCCTGGGAGCGAGCTACACCCAAACCATCGTCATGGACGAAATTCGAGCCTATCTGCAGGGGCACAAAACCCAACCCAAACCGCCGGTGGACATCGTGGTGCGCTACAAGTTTAACCCCACCCAGACAACGGTCTGGTTCGGGGCCATTGTAGCGTTGGTCAACCAGATTACCATGTTGGCCGTGATTTTGACGGGCGCGGCCTTGATTCGGGAACGGGAACACGGAACATTGGAACATTTGTTGGTGATGCCCCTGACCCCCTTTGAAATCATGATGGCGAAAATTTGGGCCAACGGGTTGGTGGTTTTGGTGGTGACCGCCTTATCACTGAAATGTATCGTACAGGGCGTTCTGGACATGCCCATCGCCGGTTCCGTCCCGCTCTTTCTGGCGGGAGTGGCCCTGCACCTCTTCTCGGTGACGGCATTGGGCATTTTGATTGGCACGGTGGCCCGCACCATGCCCCAGATGGGCCTCTTGATGATCCTGGTGATCATCCCGCTTCAAATGCTCTCCGGCGGTAACACCCCCTACCAAAGCATGCCGGAAGCCGTGCAGTTCATAATGAAAGCCGCCCCCACCACCCACTTCGTCGCCTTCGCCCAAGCCATCCTCTTCCGCGGCGCGGGCCTGGAGGTGGTCTGGCCCAGCTTTCTCGCCCTCTTCATCATCGGCTGTGTCTTTTTCGGCTCCGCCCTCGCCCTCCTGCGCAAAAGCCTCTCCGCGGCGGCTTAG
- the pyk gene encoding pyruvate kinase, producing MAYVLPCKTKIVATIGPSSESQDMMERLIRAGMSIARLNFSHGDFSGHGERLKTLRAASAAVGRPIVIMADLPGPKMRIGSIAPDPVNLKAGDPFILTTDEVAGTPQRVSVSFKRLPIVVQKGRRLYLNDGLVQLLVERVDVNDVHCRVEVGGELRSKKGLNLPGMDLGISAFTDHDRACLEFAIKNGVDAVSQSFVETAADLEAVRTAAKELGGNPFLIAKIERADALEHFDDILAAADGVMVARGDLGVEVPLEGMALTQKNLIARANHAGKPVITATQMLESMTASRLPTRAEATDVANAVLDGTDAVMLSAESAVGKFPEEAVATLARIAAVTEKGRPRVRMDGAPTPGAKHSGADALARVVEFTLTMATFSAVLVPTRTGTTARMISRFKPVEWIVAISRHSAVSQGLQFSYGILPRQMEQEPESWGPFLKESLKGHGATSGLALLVAGPSVAHPDAYHRLEFIPL from the coding sequence ATGGCCTACGTGCTGCCTTGTAAAACGAAGATCGTCGCCACCATCGGCCCTTCGTCGGAAAGTCAAGACATGATGGAGCGATTGATTCGCGCGGGGATGTCCATCGCGCGGCTCAATTTTTCCCACGGCGATTTTTCCGGACATGGCGAACGCCTTAAAACATTGCGGGCGGCCTCGGCGGCCGTGGGACGGCCCATCGTGATTATGGCCGACCTGCCCGGTCCGAAAATGCGCATCGGCTCCATCGCCCCCGATCCGGTGAATCTGAAAGCTGGGGATCCTTTTATTTTGACGACGGACGAAGTTGCGGGCACCCCCCAACGGGTGTCCGTGAGCTTTAAGCGTCTCCCCATCGTCGTTCAAAAAGGCCGTCGATTGTATTTGAACGACGGGTTGGTTCAGCTTTTGGTGGAACGGGTGGACGTAAACGATGTTCACTGCCGGGTGGAGGTGGGGGGAGAATTGCGGTCCAAAAAAGGGCTGAACCTGCCGGGGATGGATCTGGGCATCAGCGCGTTCACGGACCACGACCGAGCCTGTTTGGAGTTCGCCATTAAAAATGGGGTCGACGCGGTCAGCCAATCGTTTGTTGAAACCGCCGCCGACCTGGAGGCCGTTCGGACTGCCGCCAAGGAACTGGGGGGGAATCCTTTCTTGATCGCTAAAATCGAACGGGCCGACGCGCTGGAACACTTTGACGACATTTTGGCCGCCGCCGACGGGGTTATGGTGGCTCGGGGTGATTTGGGCGTGGAGGTCCCTCTGGAAGGCATGGCCCTGACCCAAAAAAATCTGATCGCGCGAGCCAACCACGCCGGGAAGCCCGTGATCACCGCTACCCAGATGCTGGAGTCCATGACCGCCAGCCGCCTGCCGACCCGGGCGGAGGCCACGGACGTGGCCAACGCCGTTTTAGACGGGACGGACGCGGTGATGCTTTCCGCCGAGTCGGCGGTGGGTAAATTTCCTGAAGAGGCCGTGGCCACCCTGGCCCGCATCGCCGCGGTCACGGAGAAGGGGCGTCCCCGTGTCCGTATGGACGGCGCCCCGACCCCGGGGGCGAAACATTCCGGGGCCGACGCTCTGGCTCGGGTCGTTGAATTTACTTTGACCATGGCCACCTTCTCGGCCGTGCTGGTGCCCACCCGAACGGGAACCACGGCCCGCATGATTTCGCGGTTTAAACCGGTGGAATGGATCGTGGCCATTTCTAGGCATTCGGCGGTGTCACAAGGGTTGCAATTTTCTTATGGAATTCTCCCTCGCCAAATGGAACAGGAACCGGAATCCTGGGGCCCCTTCCTCAAAGAATCCTTGAAGGGCCATGGCGCCACGTCCGGCCTGGCCCTGTTGGTGGCCGGCCCCTCCGTGGCCCATCCCGACGCTTATCACCGGCTAGAATTCATTCCTCTTTAG